The genome window ATATACAGACAacacgtatatgtatacatgtacattCGCATACATTCGCAGATGCTTAAACGatacgttatatgatataatacaGTTTTTGACGAACgaattattaaatcattttccctatttctctcttttttatttcccttATATAATCGAGATCGACAATAAATAACTGCAAAGTGGATAATATAATACACACTGTTGTGGTTTTCgtgtaagtatatatgtaaccatcgttttaaatatgtaaaacaaaatataagaacttgagattaaaatataaattaagagaaataaattaattcactTGTTTGAATGGTTCGCATGTTTTTAATTGGACCGTTTCTACTATGTTGTTACGTGCTGTACCACGTGCGTTCATCATACTCAGGACTAACCGCTAATCTTGCTCGGACGCATTAATAAAGAGAAACCGACTCATTAAATCCTGCCGTGATTGGTTAGATTATAAACTCGGTTAACTATCATTGGCTTGAAAAAGTGGCGCTTTCTATTTATCGTCATCATTGTTATGAGAGTCAAATGATGTATTACgtttataaacaatttcttaaaattctatgtaaaataaaaaaaaaatcataggaatgtttaaaaaaacgaTAGGTTAGATGACTAACGATTCGTTTTTtgatcatttattaaaaatcgtaatgtaaagatacaaattatagtaaaaatgtttcataagaGCTCGCCTACTGACCTTGAATTGCTCTGGTTCAGCATTTTGATCTATGGTAAAGACTAAAGACAAATTCACGAACCAGAGGCCCTGGCGACACACGTGAATAACGAGTAGGAGCAATTGAACCGATTGAAACAATCGAAACGATCcaaaattttaagattattaaaaacaattaacgGCCTACAATGTTCTCGGTAAATATATGTTCTTATAAAAACCAACTTCGAGTTTAAATGTTATAGAACATATGACATTGGTGgtttaagaaaaaatgaaaaattcatactttttattattcattatttttagtCAGCGGTAAGGAGGGTTGTTCGACGATCGTTTTCAACGTCAAAATGGAGTGGCGCACAGCaggtaaaaattattgttgtaCATTGTACGactattctttttctctatcaTTTGTTCGGACATAACCTATTTCTAATTTGACAAGATTGTACTTGTGTGTGATCTTCTTGTCgcttaataaaaatagacaTCTTAAAGAAAGgctcttcgtttctctctaTTTGATGGATTTTATTTGCTTTATATTGTTCCGTTTAATAAATCATACGATCTGGTCGTTACATGCTGAAGGACGACAAAGGTCATTTATTTCCGATGTCAATTATTTGATTACGACTTAAGCgtttaaatttatgataacGTTGTTCTTACTATACGTTGTTCGCAATGATTTTACTGTTATCGAAAAAaggtaacattaaattttaacgTATTTTTTCTCATTACTGATTTCACAATTACGATGTAGATGACGGTTCGAGATGCTTTGAACTCAGCCCTGGatgaagaaatggaaagagACGAGAAAGTGTTTTTGATGGGCGAAGAAGTGGCATTGTATGACGGAGCATATAAAGTGTCTAGGGGCCTCTGGAAAAAATATGGAGACAAACGTGTCATTGATACCCCTATTACAGAAGCAGGATTTGCTGGTATAGCTGTTGGAGCAGCTATGGTATGTTCCTACTTCCTCTTGTACagtatttcttccatttttctgaaaactcataatttcttgttttcttaattaatgctcattgtttaattatatgttttaGGCTGGTTTACGTCCTGTATGTGAATTTATgacatttaatttctcaatgcAAGCTATCGATCAAATTATCAATTCTGCTGCCAAAACGTTTTACATGTCTGCTGGAAGAGTAAACGTACCAGTTGTTTTTCGTGGACCCAATGGTGCAGCAGCTGGAGTGGCTGCACAACATTCTCAATGCTTCGGTGCTTGGTATAGTCATTGTCCTGGTTTAAAAGTACTATCACCTTATACCAGCGAAGATGCAAAAGGATTGCTAAAAGCTGCCATTCGAGATCCGGATCCGGTTGTTGTattggaaaatgaaatattatatggtGTTCAGTATCCTATGTCTGATGAGGCTTTATCGAAAGACTTCGTCTTACCAATTGGTAAAGCAAAGATCGAACGTGTTGGAAAACATGTTACATTAGTGGCACATTCCAAAGCAGTAGAGCAAGCTCTTGAAGCAGCAAATGAGCTTGCGGGGAAAGGGATAGAAGCAGAAGTAATAAATCTTAGATCTTTAAGACCATTAGATATAGACACCATTGTACAATCAATAGTAAAAACAAATCATTGTTTAACTGTGGAACAAGGTTGGCCACATTGTGGTATCGGAGCGGAGATTAGTGCTAAAATTTCAGAAAGTAAGTTTTCCTAATTCAATTGATGTACAAGCAACTTAATCATCgcgtgtaatttttattcacgTTTCACATTCGTTTTCAGGCGAGGCTTTCTATCATCTTGACGCACCGGTAATTCGTGTCACGGGTGTTGACGCGCCTATGCCCTATGCCAAATCATTGGAAATAGCGTGTCTGCCGCAAACGAGTGATATTGTGTTCGCAGTAAATAAAGTATTGGGGTCggagtaattatttatatagatcTCTaggtaaaatgaaaaaatgctgtttgtttcttctttgagTTTCACATGGTCTTTGTATCATTTCATGTTACGGCCTCTAGTAGATTCCTCATGAGGTAGAAAGTAAGTACAAAGTTTAACGATAATAAGATGGTAGAAAGTTGTTTTACTGATAGAAAAAGGGTTCAATTCGTAGGACTTGTACACTATATCCACAGATCTACACATAATTAAGTGACGCGTGTGTGTGAATGTGTGACGTTAGTGCGTACAAGCTTGTATACTTGTACATGTTGATTCGAAATAGTATAACTATTTACTAAAACAAATTAACGTTACTGCTTCTGGAACAATACCAGAATGTCCTTCTTCGTACATAAAAGATAAGTCATTGAAATACTGCCACATCTTACTAAATGCTACTATGAGTTAATTTCTCACTTTAAATTAActataaagataattttcaaatgtattaCATAGATAGGCAAAATTGTAAATTCTTAGCGTGTATGAAATGAACGAATAAACATGCCgcatttgtttattaattatttattatgaaaatttaataaattccaatATAACTACAATTTCCTccatttcattcattttctaTGGCTCATTTATCATCATTCCCAATCGTATTAAGCTTTTGTATTCCATTTTCCTCATCTGTTAATGGTCATGTATGATACATGCGCAATAAACAACATGTAACAACAGTCATATAACGTTCAAACGCGTCTCTTAATTCATTATccctgaaaaataaaatattgaaattagaCACAGTAAAATAGctgcaaaaaattattttacttcttaTAGTAATCTATTTGGCCTTTACCTAAGTACATCCATATCTAGCGCGCATTGAGTATAAACTGACATGAAATTTCTGAGGTCAGCGTGTGTCCAGTTCACTTGACGCCACGGTTCTATACATCTTTCTACCAGTTCCAAGAAAAAAAATCGTAAATCTCTGGTGCGATGGAGATTACATCCTATTCCTAGGATAGCTCTTGTATATGAACGAAAGTTAGTATCTATTTCTTGAAACGAACGTTCTAAAAGCATAGGTTTAAGCTTGATGCACACCAAACTGTAAAGGAATATAGTAGAAACTAAGCACAATGTATCCTATATATCCAACAAAAAAGATCTTACTGTTTATGATGTTTATCATTTTCTAAAAGCACCCTACATTCTGCTAACTCTAACAAAAATTCTCTATCTAAATCAGTGTCAAAATATTCTGATCCAACACAACGGTATGTCCACGATGACATCATACTGTTGGCACAATGATATAAATCAGGAAACGTTAAGAACTGAAGCTTTCTTTTGTTCATCTCAAATCTAAGACACGCTATGAACACCACAGCAGCATATCGCCTGAtggataataaaaatgtagctGTTAAGACAAATTTTACATGTATATGGAAGAACAATgcaaagtaataattttatatcgtacTTGGCAAGATCTTCTGAGAGCAAAAAATGTTGTTCGATATTAGCAGCCAGAGAACCTGGTAGATCTTCAACAACTTTGAAGACTCTTTTCACATTATCATATTGTCGACGACAACTCTTTAATGTTATGCCTGTTTTTTCTGACACCTCATCCATATCTTTTCTACTTTTAGACGTTAATTTTTTACCTAATAATTCTCTGATAACAACGTCATCGAATTCATAGTACCTGCGAATTGTAATCGAGGGAATACTTGttttaagaagaaatatggatatataaataacattgttaataaaaagatCTGGTTACATTTCAATAAGCATTTGACTTGTTTGTGGTTCTATTTGAAACGCGAGCTGTTCGCTCGCCAGTTTAGTAGGCGTGTGAAGTAATTTTTCTAGGAGTGCATAAGTCCGATAGTGATCGAGGATATCAGAAGCTACTAATTCAATCGAGGCATTCGTTTGTTGACATATTCCTCGTTGATGTAAGATATTTACTGCTTCGCTTGCTAAACGGATAAGAAAAATTCCTGTGAATTTTCACTTATATCTATACTCGACAATCAAAGTAGcttagtaattttatttaacaaagagttctatttttatacaacTGTATTTGACGAACTTACATGAATGGCCATCGACCCAAAGCTGATATATCTCAGGATCGACGAGAGTATAATTACTGATAAATACATCGACTTCTGACAGCATCACGAAAATACAGTGTCTTTTAATTTTGCACTTTAAAAATAGGCCCGTAAATGGGCTTAGCCACACATCGATTCAAGACATCACGTACATTTTCAACTTTTAGGTGTGTCGTATTTATATCGTCGATTGCGTTTAACGTCTTGTTCCATAAATGAGATATATGCTAATTAAGGAtggtatatattatacatccTAAAAACTATAGACGATAATTCATTAATGGTAATATGTTTATCCTGTAGGCTATGTATTCATACAGATCTGTATTTATTACTCGTTTGGGTTAGAATTCCTTTACCATCTTTATATCACTTCCGACGTTATCGATTCAATATAGAATAAGGTTAGGTTAGAAAATGTGTCATGTTAGATTATGTGCATTGCAAGCTAATCCATTCTGTGTTATAATTATAGACAAAGTACGTATAATTTGTTTTCCTTACTCTTCATATCggttcttttttcatttttccttggtctctctttttattccattttctttcctatttcttaCCCCTTTTACTTCTCTCGACTTTTCTCATTCCCTCCTCTTTCTTGTCATTATATTTGATTTCATTCACTCCTGATAATCTCTCTCTtagcttctttcttttcctttctttcataCCGTTCAATGTTTTCTCAAGGAATCGTCCACTTAGCATGTACACGAGCTCCTTAATTATTAATCAGGAAGCTAAACGTTAAAAGAATCTTACACCTATCTGGTCTAAAAATGTCATAATTTGTTAAAGAATTGTTTAGTGCAATATTTCAGTTTCTCGAGTCGGTTTTAATTGATAAGAATCCGCGCCGTCTCAGCCAATTAAGGATCAATTAGGCGAGCATTTGGCAGGACAAAGCACCACTTTCATGTCTGAAAGTATGATATCTACACTCTACGCGTGTTATCCTGTTTAAAGTGCGTGATTTCCGTAACGTAGTAATTCGTCGCCTCTTATAAACTACTACCAGGTTTGTTTAACgaatatatgtttatttgaTAGTTTCTTAGATAATGCTATATCGAAGTTAAATAGTTTCTCGAACTCATCTTGTTCGCGTTTCATTGGTCTTTTACTTAATTGTCAAAATCGCTAGTAGTTTGCActataatttcttttgcaCGGATAATTGATCGATTGCGAAGATTACTTTATTTATGCTGACTTTGCTTTCCTTccagaatattttttctttcctattcCCATTTAAAGGCAACTACAGACATCACTATACACGATacaattatgaattatatagCAAATAATATGAGCTGCTTGGTTGATTGTGTTATGtagttagaatatttattaagtagTTTCGCTGATTTCTATACAAGCATAGATTTGTATCTGATAGTTGTCGAGTAAAGTACAACGTATTAAATTCTACATTTAATTCTGTGTTGATATAAACGAATATCATAGAGGTACTCAGActgcaattataatttcatagtaaaatttaattttgttatacgAATCACTAAAAGCTCGTCAGCTACCTCCCCTGcgtttataaatgtaatttctacatttattATCCTAAACTCTGAACTCTAAGTTAAGTTAAACGGTCGGTATTTCAGAACTTGTGATATCAAATCCCGTAAGATGTCAGGTCTATTTCATTCGTTACAGTAATGATAGTTTCTATTGAAACTTGTTTATAGTTTCAATATAATCGCTATACTCATCGTTTTAAATCGCAGAGGGCACAGCAAGACCTCCGATTTTTTACATGTTTTGTATTTCAGAACATTCGTTACGACTCACGAAGTCCCTTAAGATGCAAGATCTATCCTAAACTTAACCAGTGGTTAATATTCTACATATATTGGATCCAATTCGATCATTCGACTATTTGGTTCTTGCATTCAATAAACAATGGCGAGGATGTTGATCGTAATAGTTCTCTCAGTAAATATAGAGACATTGAGGTGAATAAGCGTATTAATTGAATCGACTACGGGAAGAAGCAAGCTTTGCCGCTCGCCTCGATAGTTGTCTTTGttcgaatatacatataattgatttgacttaataataaatacattctaTCAACGTGCGTGATTACGCAATTACGTTTCGGTTAAATAtggaacaattaatttaaacacACGTGGTGCGCGCGATTTTCACGCTAGTGATAAGTAGAGCTAGAAAATGAATACTGTTTCAATTATTCGCATGACTTAACGTGCAAATAATGTTTGTCCTTATCGGCATTACGCAACTTTCTATTTAACTTATTAATGAGCACCGTTCTCACGTGAAAAATTAAGAGGCGGTCTATTTTtgtgtatacatatgtgtacaAAGATGGATACTGTACGTGCACTTGCtcgcaaaagtattcgaacataAGTATTTGAACAAGTATTTGATGAACGTACTATGTACATTGTAccaaattttttgaaattttattagcaacAAGACATAATCGTCATCgttattttagtaaaatttgaaaccaatacGAAAATCGGATGTATGGCCACCGATCGGGACCTGTTTGACCATATATCCTAGGAGTTGACTTTCCGAGAATTTGCCCACATTATCCGACTCCTGCTCACTTCGCTGTCCATGCATGAAAGGCAAGAGGGAGAAGTAGACAATGCGAGTGAGACAGAATAGGTAGAGTGTAATAAGATACTGTAGAATCAGATCATTTTTTACTCCTAGtcgtatattacatatttcattaGTTTAGTTAACAATTGTTGATCAGATATAGTCATGTTTGTACAAATCTCAATAATCCGATTGAGGCTATCTCgtaacgatataataaaaaaataaaaaacgttgtatttttcttattccAATTTGAATTACATCGATGCGGATCATAGATAACGCAGAGGCCTGCCTCGCGCCAGCAGTTCCAGGAATTGGTGGGGATAACTTGTGGCCATACGAGCGGATAAATTCGTGGCCATATATCCGAACGCTACTGTACATATATCGATCtacatgttaaaaaattagtatgtaTACAGCATGGATAGTAGTCTTaaacgtataattaaatttaatacgttAAACGTATATGCTAAAAATGATCTCATTAAATATCGTGGCTCATTAATACAACGAATAATTgactctttaaatattttaacttctatatatatatatatatataaatctatatatgtatatagattttcaaattcgtttcaaattttaccaattgtgacaattaataatatttcaaaatattctgtGTAATATAAAGTTACTGtaactgtttaaatactttcttgAGCTTCCGTACGCGAAGGTATAAACAAGTGTATTCGACGTGGAAACTAAAATCAAAGGCAACTCGTGCGTGTACATTCTTTCTCGATTCTGTATTCGTGCCTTCCACGGGCTTTCTGAGAGCATTTGTAGTTCACAACGTTTAAACTTTAAACGTTTTCCTAGTCTCTTCACCGCGAACCACGAAACTACGCGTAAAGTCCATTCGATTCGACAGAAGCATCGCGTTTCTCCGCGATAATGTTTCGATAAATTCTTGTCGAAACGATGAACATTCGAGAGTCTTATACACTTTAGTATATAGTTTTGCTCCTTTGAAATTCAGGATACGAAGAGGTTGCATGtgcaaatttattcaaaaggaACTTGTTTCAGGTAACGAAGGGGATCAAAATCCCGTCACTTGGGGAATGATCGAATCAGACGCGATAGGACCTCGAATTCGAATCGATCGAGTCGACGTAGAGTATTTTCGGGGGATTTGTGGGAGAATTTCGGCGACTCTCGCAAATCACATGCAACCGCAGGCTTCCACTACCATATTTGGCAGTGTTTTTTGCGTGATCGTATTGTTCGAATCAATGTAGAGCAGTTGAATCGGCGACAATTGCGTAGGTGAACAGCATGGAATGATCTCGTTTTTACGACGCGTTGTGCTACCACTCTTGGCCAATAACCTCTGAAacaataaaagagaaagaaattaatgcTCCGAAGTAGTTCCATATAGGGTGTGGTCGAATAACACGTACAAGCGGGCATCGGGCGATTCCCTACGAAAAAGTaagaggaaaatataaaataaaattcgttcgtacgatgcttcgttttcgagaaattcgAGTTTGAAACTCGATCAAGTATACTCGAACGCGTACTGTCTTCTGGACCGAACAGGAGTAAGCGATCAGCAGTATTTAACTAAACACGTTCAAACTTTGTTTTCTTCAAGATGAAACGCTTTAAACGAAAAaacttttttctcattttcgaCTTATCTTCGCATCAAGAATGAAATAACCTTGTGTTGATTTTTTACTTGTATCCAGTCGATTTATCGGTGGATAAAGTATAGTTGAAAAATGTTCAAACTTGATTCTCTTGAAAACGAAGCGTCATAGAGAAACattgtattctatattttttttcttacttctTACGTGTTATTCGGCCGCACCCTATACGATGGTTGGCGGTAGTCTCTGTTGATTATTTGGCGGGGAAGGATACTGCGAGATCGTAAAATAAGTCAGGTTTGAGAGCATTacgttgtgtaataaattcaACCAAGCAATAAATCCAATAAATCCAATCATAAATTCAAGCACCAAGAGCAAAAGAGAAGATAAAAGAGGATGCCTACTCTGATCACGTTATTGTAGGGAGATCCACTGATGGTCAACGAAGCTGCGGAAGAACACGATCCACGACAGAAATACGCGTGATATCCGCTCGGATGAAGAATCCAATCGCTCCAACCGATgtctttgaaattaatatagagCTCGTCCCTGCAGCACTCCTTCATTTCCGGCAGACAGTTTGAATTCCTCTTCGGTCTGTTTTTCTGCGATAATGGCGACGTGTGTATCACAAGGAACGGTTTTAATGTTTGTTTAACGGATACAGGCGCTGTGTCTCGATCTATCGAACAGGTGCTACAAGCTACCTGTATCGCGTGATTCAATCGAAGTTCTTCCACCCATTTCTTCAGCGTGAAAGTTACGTCGGTCTTCACCCATCCCTCTGAAACAGCGATCGTCCTGATCGTTTTAACCTGCGATCGCTTCGTATCGTCGCGTCACGCCTCGTCCCTCTTCTCCTCTCTTCGCCTAGCCTCGACTCGCCTCGCCTCTCCTTTCCATTTCGcttattcttattcttatcGTTTCGATTCGACTACTTCGTTGTTCGTTCGCACAACCGAGAACGTTGCTGTATCTGCGAGCATCGATATTTTGTCCATTACCATCTCTATATTCCGtatatttcctttcttttctttctttctttttttttttcattttttttttttttttttttttttgttcaatgCGATCGCGATTCTAATTGGATAATTGCATTGCGAATGACTAGAAGCGTGGGAAGGTGGAGGGTGGTGGCGATGGTACATGTGGCACGAGAGAAGAGGGGAGGTATAAGATTTGACTACGCTGTCATCGTTCTTTCCAGTTTGACACTCGCCCCTCCCAATTCTATCGAACAACCGCACGACCGTTCGATAGTTCCGTGATACTATCGATTTAATTTCACGTTCGATTGCTGTAAATTTGTCGATTCGTAATCGCGATCTTGCGGTAATACAGCATGAAGTGACTTTATACCGTGAGAGCGTTGAATTTTTTTGCTGACATACCACTTCACGGTCTAAAGTCCTTACCAACTGTCAACAAATATCTTTGCATGGTTTTGCGTTCAGTTTCGTCGATTCCTTTAGTGTATCTTAATGAGTTGCCCCTCTCCCGTCCGCCCTctcatcttctttctttcgctctCATATTCCTATAATTTTTCCACGAACTAAATCCATTAAAATATGCTTCAAGATTAGCATTTGTCGCGTACTTTCTGTGTATGGACTTTGGTCCAACGTTTTAACTTGTTACCCGAGGGAAGTCGAATTAACCGATTATTTAGATTGTAAATCTGTTCGAAggaatcatttttttatttagagatCTTCgaccttttctttttcgtatcGTTCCATTAtgtcgaaaataaattatataatacatagttACATCAGCAAGGACTAAAAATTGAACCGAAATCGGTTTGTTTTTGATCAATTTTGATTTGGTAATTGTAGAAGTTTCCGATTAAAGCACGACTCGGTTAAACGGTTTATCCCATTAAGGATCAACATCatcgacaattttttttcGATCAATTCGCTTACATCGTCGAATTCCGTTTTTTTATTAGCATCGTGACTAGGAAGGGGAATTCCAAggattcgttaaaatttttctttcgtcacTATGTCTTCCgctgaaattttacaattttacgagAAAAGATATCGAGGTATCCACGTTGTTACTCTAAACCGTTGTTCAAACTTCAAAGCTTAATGCGTTCatttataaaacgataaaCTGTGTCGACAGATGTAAACGCGAGAAAATTACGACATGACAAATGGATTGCTGTAACGATGACATGTAACGGGGCAGAGGCAGGAAGAGAAGCGGTCGATTTCACTCGGTTCGGTACTTTTACGATAACGTCGTATATCCCGTATGTAAGGGACATGAAAACACGAAAGACGTACGAAAGAACGAGAAGTAGACGAAGCTTTTATACGGAGACCTGTGCGCGATTACCTATGGAAAGGAAGTATCTCGATTTACCTACCTCCGATATCGGTTTCAAAGATAGCCATAATCGTGTTTTTCTCAAAGTTCCCGTTCAAATCCCAATGATCGAGTTCGGAGAGCACGAAAGTTTGATTTAGATAGTCATTCTCGTCGTATTCCTTGTAAAACCAAAGTTGCGCCGAGGTCACATCCACGAATTGCATTTCGTTCGGTAGGTAAAACGTGAAGCAAGCTGCCGGATTAAAGCCCGTCAGATGGTTCGATTTCTGTTGACACTTTTTCGAATCGGCAATACCTGAAACGTTTGCCATTTATTTTCGTATTCGGTTTACTAATTAACTAACCGTTACTAATAAACGCAAAGTGGCCTCTATCCGATTCGAACATGTTAACGATGGAATAAAAACGACAAGATGCTTACAGTAGCGAAATGCGGAAGAGAAGGTCTAATGTCAGTTAATCGTCGCGCGTAAACATCTTATCGATGGAATTTaaatgtgaaatttttaattaacgtttaattaaatgtagaaatttgaaGCGATCGAATAACTTGCAGACtgcagatgtttatgcatttatagaaaaatttgatacgcAGAAATCCGcgagatatatataatatataataacgcGCTGAAATATTCGAGACAATGGTATTTAGTTTTGGTATTGTCGTAAAAATAccaatttgcataaatagttgcttgaaaatttatattcgttaaACGTAAGATTAAATGTATCTTCCTTcgattttttcttctcgttttaatttcatagagATACACGCGTCTCGTGAAACGGATCGTTCAATTTCACAGGAACTGACCTTCGTTCGGAAAAACAACAATTTGGTCTGTTTTTCCATAAAAACTGTCAGCTGATTTTTCCGGTTCGAGTGGTGCTCCGGGTTGAAGTTCGAGTACACGACCATTTATCAGAGGCTTCGGCAAGGTCGACAGCGGCATCGATATCTCGGGTGGCTTGGAAAGTCGCAACTTCTTGAGTATTTGTTGTTTGACATACTCGACTCTTAGCTCCGTTAAAATCGGATCGGTAACGGTTAGTATGCTAACCTTATTTTGTGTACATTCATCACAATTCTCTTCCTCGAAAGAGGTCGATAAAGAAAacaaggaagaggaagaagaactCGTTGAGGTCGAACTGCTTGATCGTAAATTAGATGCCCACCGTAGGTAAGGTAAGGGATTTGCGGCTTTGGGCCAGGTGACTTCGACCTGATTATCCAATAAGAGAATAGAAAGTAATACCAGCTGTTGAATTAGACGCATCGTGTCGATATTTTGCATCGGGTATGAATATCCCATTCACACGTGTTTTCctacagatatttttctttcattcgtttaCCCCTTTAACATCGTTTCGAAGAATCTCATCGATCGAGAAATACCCACTGATTTTCCATTAAGTCGCACATCGAtctcctttctcttctttttggACCGCTAATAAAACCGTCAGTAAATTCTACCAACTAGAATTCGACTgtgtttcgaaaaatattttcgttcgattaatccacatttttatttcccctcttccttctttcctttcctctttggttcctttttttttttttttttttttgctatcGCCCTTCCTTCCTCAGGTTTCTCCCATCCTGCCCCTTTCTACCCCCTTTCTCTCAACTTTgctttcttctttatcttcttttccttctttattttcttcgttttttttttttatcactatATTGTCCTCAGGCTGGACGCAGAATGCTTgaacgataattattattcgagcgaaaattattattcggtCCACGTAATGATCAATAATTCGCTATGGTTCTACCTTTCGATCGATTCGGTCGTTTTCGCTGATCCAACAACACATGCAACTTACCCGCGAAGACTGAAGACACTTCGTTAAATCATTATTTAGTCACGCATCGGCTCTTGGTACAGTCTGAACTTTGCTCCATCAGCGGGGGATACAGCGGATTGGACGGAGACGAATCGTACTGATATCGTCGGGGGAAACACGCGCCACGAACATGCTTTGTGCTTCGTCGTCTTTGTAGTCcgttttttcatctttttcacCTAAATCCTTAATTATGTGCTCGG of Bombus pascuorum chromosome 6, iyBomPasc1.1, whole genome shotgun sequence contains these proteins:
- the LOC132908423 gene encoding pyruvate dehydrogenase E1 component subunit beta, mitochondrial, producing MFSSAVRRVVRRSFSTSKWSGAQQMTVRDALNSALDEEMERDEKVFLMGEEVALYDGAYKVSRGLWKKYGDKRVIDTPITEAGFAGIAVGAAMAGLRPVCEFMTFNFSMQAIDQIINSAAKTFYMSAGRVNVPVVFRGPNGAAAGVAAQHSQCFGAWYSHCPGLKVLSPYTSEDAKGLLKAAIRDPDPVVVLENEILYGVQYPMSDEALSKDFVLPIGKAKIERVGKHVTLVAHSKAVEQALEAANELAGKGIEAEVINLRSLRPLDIDTIVQSIVKTNHCLTVEQGWPHCGIGAEISAKISESEAFYHLDAPVIRVTGVDAPMPYAKSLEIACLPQTSDIVFAVNKVLGSE
- the LOC132908420 gene encoding acidic fibroblast growth factor intracellular-binding protein isoform X2, coding for MLSEVDVFISNYTLVDPEIYQLWVDGHSSSEAVNILHQRGICQQTNASIELVASDILDHYRTYALLEKLLHTPTKLASEQLAFQIEPQTSQMLIEMYYEFDDVVIRELLGKKLTSKSRKDMDEVSEKTGITLKSCRRQYDNVKRVFKVVEDLPGSLAANIEQHFLLSEDLAKRYAAVVFIACLRFEMNKRKLQFLTFPDLYHCANSMMSSWTYRCVGSEYFDTDLDREFLLELAECRVLLENDKHHKQTFVSRNRY
- the LOC132908420 gene encoding acidic fibroblast growth factor intracellular-binding protein isoform X1, which translates into the protein MLSEVDVFISNYTLVDPEIYQLWVDGHSSSEAVNILHQRGICQQTNASIELVASDILDHYRTYALLEKLLHTPTKLASEQLAFQIEPQTSQMLIEMYYEFDDVVIRELLGKKLTSKSRKDMDEVSEKTGITLKSCRRQYDNVKRVFKVVEDLPGSLAANIEQHFLLSEDLAKRYAAVVFIACLRFEMNKRKLQFLTFPDLYHCANSMMSSWTYRCVGSEYFDTDLDREFLLELAECRVLLENDKHHKHLVCIKLKPMLLERSFQEIDTNFRSYTRAILGIGCNLHRTRDLRFFFLELVERCIEPWRQVNWTHADLRNFMSVYTQCALDMDVLRDNELRDAFERYMTVVTCCLLRMYHT
- the LOC132908418 gene encoding inhibin beta C chain, which codes for MGYSYPMQNIDTMRLIQQLVLLSILLLDNQVEVTWPKAANPLPYLRWASNLRSSSSTSTSSSSSSLFSLSTSFEEENCDECTQNKVSILTVTDPILTELRVEYVKQQILKKLRLSKPPEISMPLSTLPKPLINGRVLELQPGAPLEPEKSADSFYGKTDQIVVFPNEGIADSKKCQQKSNHLTGFNPAACFTFYLPNEMQFVDVTSAQLWFYKEYDENDYLNQTFVLSELDHWDLNGNFEKNTIMAIFETDIGEGWVKTDVTFTLKKWVEELRLNHAIQVACSTCSIDRDTAPVSVKQTLKPFLVIHTSPLSQKNRPKRNSNCLPEMKECCRDELYINFKDIGWSDWILHPSGYHAYFCRGSCSSAASLTISGSPYNNVIRRLLAKSGSTTRRKNEIIPCCSPTQLSPIQLLYIDSNNTITQKTLPNMVVEACGCM